In Glycine max cultivar Williams 82 chromosome 4, Glycine_max_v4.0, whole genome shotgun sequence, the genomic stretch TCTGACTAGTAGCTTAGATCCCCATGcaagtttttttgtttatttaattctttGTAATTTCAACTTGTTATTTTGCATTTGAAGTGTAGTGTCCTAgagttttgattttaatatgtaTCCTTCGATTCCTATGTAGCTACAACTTTGACAAGTTGGCATCTTCTTGTAACATTTTGTTCCCTTCATGTGGCACTAAAGTTGAGATTTTTTGAGCACAAACCTTTTGAGCGGAAAGCTGTGATGGGGTTTGGAATTCTAAATGGAATCTCAATTGGACTTTTAAATTTGAGCCTAGGCTTCAATTCTGTTGGCTTTTATCAGGTGATTTTTTTCTCTCAGTTATGTTTTTTGTGTGTGATATTCTGATTTATGTTGTTTAAGTTGCctttcaagatttttttaacaAGTCTAATATTTGCATTAATTTAGATGACAAAGCTGGCAATCATTCCATGTACTATTCTCTTGGAGATCCTTTTTCTTGGGAAGAAATTCAGGTCCTGTTTAGACTTTTATCATTAATGTGTCTGATCACTTCaagtctttatattttataaaagtttatatACATCCATAAATTTATGTAAGTTCCATTATAGAATAGTCTGTACCAACCTTTTTTTGCCTCTATGTTTAGACCTTTTTTTGTCGTTCATGTGATTTTCAACGTGTCACGTGCCTTTTTGTCCTTTCCAGCATCGCATAAATATGAAGGCATCTATGTGGCTTCACTGATTTCTTGTCTTGACCTAaactatcattattattatcctTGTCCAAtgttctgctttttttttttcttttattccataTGACATTGCCTCAGTTTGACATTGTgagatgaggatgttgttgttgtatggCATTGCCTTAGTAGTTCTACTAATTTTGAATTGTATTACTAATTGTTTTACCATTATGGTCATTGCAGTAAAAGAGTACAATTTTCCCTATCTATCCTCCTTCTGGGTGTTGGAATTGCAACCGTTACTGATTTGCAGCTCAATGCTTTGGgctctttcttatcttttctcGCGGTGATTACAACATGTGTTTCTCAAATTGTATCCTTTAAGAAAGTTCCAATTTTGTTAGTTGCTCAAGTTTTTAATGAAACtatgaatcaaataaaaaaaatctattgtgCTTTAGCTCATATGCATTAACTCTTAGTGGTTTGAAACTTTTTTTCATGATAATTATGTTGTTAACTAAGGAAAAAAGTGCTGCATAAATGCATATTCTGAACCCTGTACTTTTTTCTTCCTGATAATCATGTCAGTAACTGCATAACAAAAAATGTGTAAATCTAAGTTTTATTTGGCATATGAGAAGATAGATTTCTTATGAGTTAATGTAGCTTCTATTTTCATAGATTTTCCCTATATGTATAAATCTAAAAGTCTTTACATGCACTATCTTTGGTTTTACTCAGTGTGTGTGCCTTATTATTCATTTCACTTAAACATAGTTTAGCAGGAGTATATCTTTCTTCTGTGCACGGCTACTTAAGAAAAGGttgtccttttttattttttgcatgaTAGACCAATTACATATTTTTGTCTTATTTGTTAAGATCTTAATTAGACCCTTTCAGATGACAAATACCATTCAGAAGAAGTTTAAGGTTTCTTCTACCCAACTTTTGTATCAAACATGTCCATATCAATCAGCTACCTTGTTATTCTTTGGACCatatttggataaacttttgACCAACCTAAATGTTTTTGCTTTCAAGTACACAACACAAGTGACGGtgagatttaaaattatttgtgtcCTTACTTTTGAACTTAAACTCATTATTTTGTTAATGTATTTTCAACTGCTATTTTCTACACTACAGATGGTCATTGTTCTTTCATGCATGATCTCTATCGCGGTGAATTTTAGTACATTTCTTGTAATTGGAAAGACATCTCCAGTCACCTATCAGGTTCTTGGACATCTAAAGACATGCCTTGTATTGGCTTTTGGATATATTATTGTCCATGACCCCTTCAGCTGGAGGAACATACTCGGAATTTTGGTAGCCATGGTTGGGATGATTCTATATTCCTATTATTGTGCTACCGAGGGTCAACAAAAAGCAGCCGAAGCTGCTGCACAAGCATCACAGGTTTGTTTTATTTGAGCATTTTGCATGTTCTTGTGTTTTTTTGTCTTGATCATGGACTACAAGAACCCACTTTGTGATTAATTGTTATCCCTATTGATTCCAGGCAAGAGAAGGTGAATCTGAGACTCTAATTAATGTGGAAAATGCAAGTACGGTTCTGAACAAAAGGCCTCCTGTTTGGAGCAAAGAAAAAGATTAGCACTctgtatgaattttttaaaatcatcgtTAAGGACAATATATAAGCCCATAAAGGAATTATACCCCCAATTAGGATTTTTTCCAGAATTAAGGTTTCAAATAGTTACAGTTGTGAATTGTTTGTTCAATACAAGCTTAGCATTATGTACATTGATAGTCAAGGGTGGGTAGCTGGCCCACGTAAGTCTACATTGGTAGCGGACCGGGCTAGCCCACCTCCGCACACTTAGAACTTAATGCATTGATTCATTCCTGTCCCGTGGATCCCGCggacctatttttttttttaaataattgtgacGGTATCGTGTTTAAGAAAGGAAACGAAAAATCCTAAACGGTAGTGGGACGGTGGTGGCACAACGAAAAAGACAGATCGAGTCGTGGTGAGGAGATCCACGAAAGAAGAATAGAGCGCGAGTTGCACACGCGTGAGGAAGGGTCGGTGCCGCGGTGGTTGTGGCAATGAGATGCAGCATGCGACGTTGAGGGAGTGACGGTGAAGAAGGAACGACGTAGAGGGAGTGAGGAGAAGAAGGAACAACGTAGAGGGAGTGAGGCATGGCTGTGCCATTTTGTTTTGCAATGCTGAGTGTGTTGttcgtttatgattaattgggtTGGGTTTGACTGGTGGTTGTGGGTCAACTCGCAAACCCCATGGTCCAAACTCGCAGATTATGTAA encodes the following:
- the LOC100788989 gene encoding UDP-xylose transporter 3 isoform X1, whose protein sequence is MSNKEKMGEGEKLQLGTVGALSLSVVSSVSIVICNKALMSSLHFIFATTLTSWHLLVTFCSLHVALKLRFFEHKPFERKAVMGFGILNGISIGLLNLSLGFNSVGFYQMTKLAIIPCTILLEILFLGKKFSKRVQFSLSILLLGVGIATVTDLQLNALGSFLSFLAVITTCVSQIMTNTIQKKFKVSSTQLLYQTCPYQSATLLFFGPYLDKLLTNLNVFAFKYTTQVTMVIVLSCMISIAVNFSTFLVIGKTSPVTYQVLGHLKTCLVLAFGYIIVHDPFSWRNILGILVAMVGMILYSYYCATEGQQKAAEAAAQASQAREGESETLINVENASTVLNKRPPVWSKEKD
- the LOC100788989 gene encoding UDP-xylose transporter 3 isoform X2, producing MGEGEKLQLGTVGALSLSVVSSVSIVICNKALMSSLHFIFATTLTSWHLLVTFCSLHVALKLRFFEHKPFERKAVMGFGILNGISIGLLNLSLGFNSVGFYQMTKLAIIPCTILLEILFLGKKFSKRVQFSLSILLLGVGIATVTDLQLNALGSFLSFLAVITTCVSQIMTNTIQKKFKVSSTQLLYQTCPYQSATLLFFGPYLDKLLTNLNVFAFKYTTQVTMVIVLSCMISIAVNFSTFLVIGKTSPVTYQVLGHLKTCLVLAFGYIIVHDPFSWRNILGILVAMVGMILYSYYCATEGQQKAAEAAAQASQAREGESETLINVENASTVLNKRPPVWSKEKD